Part of the Candidatus Goldiibacteriota bacterium HGW-Goldbacteria-1 genome is shown below.
ATGAAAATAATTTGTTTTTTATGTTGACAAGTATTTGTAAATTTGATATTATCACTCTCACGTTGATGAATTAGAAACAACACGTTCTTTAAAAAAGAATTAAGAGCAGCGCGGTGAAACGAAAAGTACCGCAAACGGAAATTAAAAACAGGCTTGTTAAAGCGGCAAAAAATAAATTAAAAATAATTTAAAATTTTTGTTGACAAACGAAGTTGTTTTTGGTAAAGTTTGAATGTAGCTAGCAGTTAAGCAAAACTACAGAGCAAGTTCTTAAAAAGCACATAAAGTGTGACAGGGATAGTTTGCGCCGTTTTTTGCGTGTCCGCAAAAATCTTTTGAATAAAAAGGTTTTTCCGGATACGCAGATAATCAGAATGAATTTCAAATTTTCATCTGAAAGCAAAAAACACAAATGTCCCTTGAACAGGATATTTTTGTCTGTTCTTTACCAGATTACTATAGAATAGATTGAGTTTCGCCTGTAAGCAGAATCAATAGTTCATTGGAGAGTTTGATTCTGGCTCAGGACTAACGTTGGCGGCGTGCCTAATACATGCAAGTCGAACGGGATACTTAGCAGCAATGTTAAGTGTTCAGTGGCAAACGGGTGAGTAATGCATAGGTAACATACCTTAAAGACGGGGACAACTATCCGAAAGGATAGCTAATACCGGATGTGATTGCGGGATCTCAAGGTTCTGCAATTAAAGGGCGGCCTCTATTTATAAGCTGTCGCTTTAAGATTGGCCTATGTCCCATCAGCTAGTTGGTAGGGTAATGGCCTACCAAGGCTGCAACGGGTAGCCGGCCTGAGAGGGCGATCGGCCACACTGGAACTGCGACACGGTCCAGACTCCTACGGGAGGCAGCAGTAGGGAATTTTCCACAATGCCCGCAAGGGTGATGGAGCGACGCCGCGTGAGGGATGAAGGTCTTCGGATTGTAAACCTCTTTCGTTTGGGAATAAGGTTTCAGCACTAATATTGCTGAAATTTGACGGTACCGAAGGAAGAAGCTACGGCTAACTCTGTGCCAGCAGCCGCGGTAATACAGAGGTAGCGAACGTTGTCCGGATTTACTGGGCGTAAAGGGCTTGTAGGTGGCCATATAAGTCAGTTGTGAAATCGTTCTGCTTAACAGAACAATTGCTTCTGATACTGTATGGCTTGAGTGCAGGAAGGGAAAATGGAATTTCCGGTGTAGCGGTGAAATGCGTAGATATCGGAAAGAACACCTGTGGCGAAGGCGGTTTTCTGGCCTGCAACTGACACTGAGGAGCGAAAGCTAGGGGAGCAAACAGGATTAGATACCCTGGTAGTCCTAGCTGTAAACGGTGTACATTAGGTGTGGGAGATTCATTTCTTCCGTGCCGACGCTAACGCATTAAATGTACCGCCTGGGAACTACGGCCGCAAGGTTGAAACTCAAAGAAATTGACGGGGATCCGCACAAGTGGTGGAGCATGTGGTTTAATTCGACGCTACGCGAAGAACCTTACCTGGGCTTGACATTCTTATGATCGCTTTGTGAAAGCTTAGCTTTCTGCCCGCAAGGGTAGACATTTGAACAGGTGTTGCATGGTTGTCGTCAGCTCGTGCCGTGAGGTGTTGGGTTTAGTCCTCTAACGAGCGCAACCCCTATTGCTAGTTGCCAGCGGGTAATGCCGGGAACTCTAGCGAGACTGCCTGGGATAACCAGGAGGAAGGAGGGGATGACGTCAAATCATCATGGCCCTTATGTCCAGGGCTACACACGTGCTACAATGGCAGATACAAAGGGTCGCAAAATCGCGAGATGGAGCCAATCCCAAAAAGTCTGCCTCAGTTCGGATTACAGTCTGCAACTCGACTGTATGAAGCTGGAATCACTAGTAATCGCGGGTCAGCTACACCGCGGTGAATACGTTCCCGGGTCTTGTACACACCGCCCGTCACGCTACGAAAGTTGTTTGTACCAGAAAACTCTGATTCAACCGCAAGGAGATAGGAGGCTAAGGTATGAGCAATGATTGGAGCGAAGTCGTAACAAGGTAGTCGTACCGGAAGGTGCGGCTGGATCACCTCCTTTCTAAGGAGTATTTTTTAAAAAATTGGTGTTGTTAAGAATCTGCTACGGCGAACTCAATCTATCTATAATAATATAGGCTAAACGCAATCTGGGCCTTTAGCTCAGTTGGTTAGAGCACTGTGTTGATAACGCAGGGGTCGATGGTTCGAGTCCATCAAGGCCCACCATTTTTCATGTTGGTGGGTAACTGAGAAACTCGGCCGGATTCGAATTGCGAATTAAAATTACGGGCAGCATGTCATAGTGCTGTCTGCTCTTAAAGTGTGGGGATGTAGCTCAGCTGGGAGAGCACCTGGTTTGCAACCAGGACGTCGCAGGTTCGATCCCTGTCATCTCCACCAAAAAATTTAATTCGGATGACAGAACAAAGATTGCCAATAGCCGGTAACCGTAAACGCGCACTAATGCACGTTTTCGGGTACCGGCCTTATAAGCCGGTTTAACGCTCATTGAAAGAGTAAGTATCAGAGATGCAGGTAATAAAATTAATACGCTGAGAAATATATAGCGCTAAGACATTGTAATGTGGTCAAGCTACTAAGGGCACACAGGGGATGACTTGGTGTCAGGAGGCGATGAAGGACGTGACAGGCTGCGATATGCTTCGGTTAGGTGCCAATAACCTTTGAGCCGAAGATTTCCGAATGGGGTAACCTTACAGGCTAATACCCTGTAATCCTTAACTGAATACATAGGTTAAGGACGCGAACCCGGGGAAGTGAAACATCTCAGTACCCGGAGGAAGAGAAAAAGAAATTGATTTCCCTAGTAGTGGCGAGCGAACGGGAAACAGCCCAAACCGTGCTTGTGTCAAGCTTGCAGGCGTTGCAAACGCGGTGTTGTAGGAAAGTCATGGAGTGACTGCTAACGCTCCGGAGAGTTACAAAGTTTTCTTCTATTCGAACGATGCTGGAAGGGTCGGCCACAGAAGGTGAAAGCCCTGTAGAAAAAAGAAGAAGACCTCTCAGATTTTTCCTGAGTACCACGGGACACGAGAAATCTTGTGGGAATCCGGCCGGACCACCGGCCAAGGCTAAATACTACCTGACAACCGATAGTGAACCAGTACCGTGAGGGAACGTTGAAAAGTACCCCTTTTAGGGGAGTGAAATAGTACCTGAAACTGTGTGCTTACAAGCGAAGGAAGGACTATGTATGTTTGTTTATGGGCTTCGGTTCATAAATGGATATACAGTCTGCCCTTGTGCCTTTTGCTTAATGAGCCGGCGAGTTAATTGTTGTGGCAAGGTTAAGTTCCTCGCGGAACGGAGCCGTAGCGAAAGCGAGTATGAAAGTGCGCTCAGTCGCAATAATTAGACCCGAAGCCAGGTGATCTAAGCGTGGTCAGGATGAAATTCTGGTAACACAGAATGGAGGTCCGAACTGGTGGTTGTTGCAAAAACCTCGGATGAACTGCGTTTAGGAGTGAAAAGCTAATCGAACCTGGTGATAGCTGGTTCTCCTCGAAATAGCTCTAGGGCTAGCCTCATGTGTGTTTAACGGGGGTAGAGCACTAAATAGGCTAGGGGCGATAACCTCGTTACCAAACCTAATTAAACTCCGAATACCGTTAAATGAATCATGGGAGTCAGAACGTGTGGGCTAAGCTTCACGTTCAAAAGGGAAACAGCCCAGACCATCAGCTAAGGTCCTTAAGTACCGCTTAAGTGGAAAAGGATGTGGAATTACTCAGACAGCTAGGATGTTGGCTTAGAAGCAGCCATCATTTAAAGAGTGCGTAATAGCTCACTAGTCAAGTGATTCTGCGCCGACAATATAACGGGGCTCAAAGCGGTCACCGAAGCTATGGAATTGAAAAATTGGTAGGGGAGCGTTCCAGTGTAGGTTGAAGCGAGACCGGAAGGACTCGTCGACGAACTGGAAGTGAAAATGCCGGCACGAGTAGCGTAAATTTAGGTGAAAAACCTATAGGCCGTAAATCTAAGGTTTCCTCGAGCTAGGTTAATCCGCTCAGGGTTAGTCGGGATCTAAGTCCAGGCCGAAAGGCGTAGGCGATGAACAAGCAGTTAATATTCTGCTACCAGCTAATGTTCGTTATCACGATGGAGTGACGCAGAAAGATAGGTAGGCCTGTTATTGGATTCAGGTCCAAGCATTCAGGGTGTTATCCAGGCAAATCCGGATAACGTTAGCCCGAAGTGTGATGGGGATCCTTCGTAAGAAGGAGAAGTTACTGATTCTACGCTGCCAGGAAAAGCTTCTAAGGAGAACATTGGCTGCCCGTACCGCAAACCGACTCTGGTAGATGGGGAGAACATCCCAAGGCCCTCGAGATATTGCCTCAAAAGGAACTCGGCCAACTCACCCCGTAACTTCGGGAGAAGGGGTGCCCCTCCGCGTTAAGGGATTCGTTCCCGTAAGCGTGAAGGGGCCGCAGTAAATAGTCCCAGGCGACTGTTTAACAAAAACACAGGACTCTGCTAACACGAAAGTGGATGTATAGGGTCTGACGCCTGCCCGGTGCTGGAAGGTTAAGGGGAGCTGTCAGTCGCGCAAGCGAGGAAGCAGTCAACCGAAGCCCCAGTAAACGGCGGCCGTAACTATAACGGTCCTAAGGTAGCGAAATTCCTTGTCAGGTAAATTCTGACCTGCACGAATGGCGTAACGATCTGGGAACTGTCTCTTGGGGCAGCTCGGCGAAAATGTAGTAGCGGTGAAGATGCCGCTTACCTGCAGTGGGACGGAAAGACCCTATGAAGCTTTACTATACCTTGACATTGATTCTTGGTTGAACATGTGTAGGATAGGTGGGAGACTTTGATGTCTTGGCGCCAGCCAGGGCGGAGTCGTCGTTGAAATACCACCCTTGTTTTATTGAAAATCTAACTGTATCCAGTGAAACCTGGTGCAGAACACTGTCTGGCGGGTAGTTTGACTGGGGCGGTCGCCTCCAAAAGAGTAACGGAGGCGCTCTAAGGTACCCTCAGCGCGGTCAGCAATCGCGCTAATGAGTGCATTGGCATAAGGGTGCTTAACTGCGAGACATACACGTCGAGCAGGTGCGAAAGCAGGACAAAGTGATCCGGTGGTTCTGTGTGGAAGGGCCATCGCTCAGCGGATAAAAGCTACTCTAGGGATAACAGGCTGATCCTATCCGAGAGTTCACATCGACGATAGGGTTTGGCACCTCGATGTCGGCTCATCACATCCTGGGGCTGAAGAAGGTCCCAAGGGTTCGGCTGTTCGCCGATTAAAGTGGTACGTGAGCTGGGTTCAGAACGTCGTGAGACAGTTCGGTCCCTACCTACTGTGGGCGTAAGAGATTTGAAGGGAGCTATTCTTAGTACGAGAGGACCGGAATGGACGAACCTCTGGTGTTCCGGTTATTCCGCCAGGAGTAACGCCGGGTAGCTATGTTCGGAATGGATAAACGCTGAAAGCATCTAAGCGTGAAACCAGCCCTAAGACATGATCTCTCTTTGTGGTAACACAACTAAAGACTCGTTGAAGACTACAACGTTGATAGGTCGGAAGTGTAAGACCCGTAAGGGTTTCAGCTGACCGATACTAATAAGTCGTGAGGTTTGGCCACTATAATAAGAGACGGAGCGCCGAAAGGCGCTTCGTAGAACTAATAAAAGTAAAGATTTACTGCATCTCTGATATTACTCTAAAAAAAATAGATGAATAATGTACGATATCGCCGGTGACCATGGCGGAGGGGAAACACCCGTTCCCATCTCGAACACGGCAGTTAAGCTCTCCAGCGTCGATGATAGTATGCGGGCAGCTGCATGCGAAAGTAGAACGTTGCCGGATTAAAAAAGCAAAAGCCCTGATACGAAAGTATCAGGGCTTTTGTCATTTATGGGGTATTATGTTCTTGTAATTAAATGTTATGTTTTTTGCCTTGGTAGACGCGGGTCTTTAGCCCGCGGTAGTTGGTTTAATTATTATATTTGACTTGGCTCTTGTAGGGACGGCGCTCCCGCGCTGTCCGGCTCTTTGTTTAATGACGTTGACGTCACCGTCCCTTCGTGCATCTGTCCCTTTGCTTTTATTGTATTTATTAAAATAAAAACTTTCCAATACTTGTTATTTAATGTAATATAAAAAATGCAAGGGAAAATTTATTGTTTTATAGATAGTATTTTTATGTTAAAGGGGAAAGAATACCTCGATAGATACTAATATTAATCTGACTCGGAGGTTTTTTAATGGTTATACGTATACTGATGAACATAGAACTGGGTATTTTTATATTAATTTTTATTGCTGGGATTAATTGTATTATACAATTTATTGTTTGCGACAGTTATCTTAAAAATCGATCGGGTGATTTTCGACCATTTACTTGGAATTCATCAAGACGGCTTACTGATGCTGAAGCAAACTTATCTCCGGATGATCCTTACACTACTAAAATAATTAACAATGTGAAGAAATCGATTATTTATCTTATGTTAGGTTTTCTTGCTTTTATAATGAATATAATAGTGATTTTTTGGTATGCCTATAAGACAGGGCAAATATAATATACTGATAGAAACTAATTTACATGTGAACCAATACCGCGATTAAAAGTAAGATTTTATTGAGAGTTGTAACAGATGAATAACAGAGGGGTAACGGGAAGTGTTCGTTAAAAATAATATTATAATTGCTCATATTGTTATATAATCATTCCATCAAATAAACAAAATAGCGGGAGGAATTATGCGGAAAATACATGTATTGCTTGTAATTGTAATTATATTTTTTGTTTCATGTTCCAGTGCACAAAAAATGGATTCATTGGCTGTAAGAAGTTCTGAAGCATCCGGCGTGATGGCGGACAGATCTGTTATAAAAACTGCAGCGATATCTGTATTTGTAGGTTCCATAGAAGAGAAGGCAAGACGGGCTAAGGAAATTGTTAGTTCTTCCGGCGGGTTTGTTATGTATGATTCGCAGGAATCTTCCGATTATTTTATGAATGCGAAAGTACCGCCTGCCAAGCTGGATCAGGTTTTGGATGAGATTGGCAAACTTGGGGAAGAGGAAAGAAGGAACCAGACCAGTGAAGATGTAACGGCGCAATTAAGCGATTTGCAGGCGGTTATAAATAATAAAAAAATTCTGCGCGACAAATTAAGAAAGCTTGCTGACGCATCCAGGCAAATGTCCGATATAATAGAAATGGAAAAAGAACTTTCCAGGCTTCAGACGGATATAGATTCACTGGAGTCGCAGATGAAAGGCATACAGTCAAGGGTGGAAATGTCATCAGTATCTGTGTCCTTGAAAATCAAAAGAAATCCCGGTCCTTTGGGCTGGATTTTTATTGGTGTTTACTGGGTTATAGAGAAATTGTTCATCTGGTAGGGTGTGAAATGGTTGTGTTTAGATAAAGGAATAGAAGGTTTTTAAAGGCGAAATTAGGAATTGATAATGCCAATTAAATAAACTGCCGCGGGCTAAAGACCCGCGTCTACCAGAGCGAACCAATTAAACATAAAACAACGCGGCTTAAAAGCCGCGGCTACCAAGGCGAAAAGAGCAAAACTAAAAACAAGCTGCCGCGGGCTGAAGACCCGCGTCTACCAAAGCGAACCAATTAAAATAAAAACAATTCGGCTTAAAAGCAGTGGCTACCAAGGCGAAAAGGGCAAAACTAAAAATAAACTACCGCGGGCTGAAGACCCGCGTCTACCAAATCAAGATAATTAATTCAGAAAAACAATGCAAAACCCCAAATTTACTGTTGAAACATATGACAATAAAGGGTATATTTAATTATAATTTTGACTAAAAATGCGGAGGGAATACATGAAAAGATTCGTAATTTGCCTTATTGCTGTTCTGTTTTCGTTCACAATGCTTTTTGCGGGGTATAAAGAAAATGTAACGGCTGGGGTTAAGGCGTATAAGTCAAAGAATTTCGCGGCGGCGCTGAAATATTTCAGGGCGGCATATTCTGAAAAACAAAGCCCGAAGCTTAAACAGTACATCACAATGCTTGAAAAAAAGGTGGAAGAATCAGGCGACGACCTTCTTGAAGACGCGGGTGTTGACTCTGAATACGCGGGCTGGTCCACAAGGCAGAATGTTGTCGGGTTAAATACCGTGTTTATTTTTAGCGGGGTTTTTGGTTTAAGGTATGAAAGGCAGGTACTTAATAATCTTGGCGTAGGGTTGGAAGGCGGTTATGCGTGGACGGGCGGTTCTGTAAGCGTGCCTTCCGGCAGTTCTTCAGCTTCGGGTTCCGGCTTTGTGGTCGGCGGATTTGTTAACTGGTATCCACAGCAGCGCGCTTTAAACGCGTGGTATTTAGGGCCGGAGTTCTATTACTACTCATACTCTTTAAAATATGACCTTGTTACAATTGATTATTATGATATGTCAGAAACAAAAGAAACAGTTAATGTAAGTTATACCATGACCACTTTTGGCGGGCATGGCGGATACAGGTGGATTTTTGATAACGGTATTGGAATTGATTTATCACTTGGTGTGTCAATGCTTAACGCCGGAAATATAAAGATGGGTGATATGTCAGTGACGTTGTCCGGTATTATTCCTACCTTTGCGGCGCTTGCTTCATACGCGTTTTAAATATTACAGAATACCATGAGAAGGAACGACAAGCAGATTCAGGACAAACAGGAAATTGAAGAAATACTGGCTCTGGGAAAGGTTGTAAGAATTGCCTTTTCCGGGCCGGAGCCGTATTTGCTTCCCATGAATTACGGGTATAATAAGGGCGCGATATATATTCACTGCGCGCCTGTGGGTAAAAAACTTGACCTAATCAGAAATAACCCCAAAGTGGCTTTTGAAGTCACAATTGATGATTCCCTGAAATCCGGCGAGACCGCATGCGCATTTGGATATAAATACAGGTGCGTAATTGGAAGCGGCACAGCTTTAATTGTTGAAGATGAATGGGAAAAAATATCGGGTTTAAATATCCTTATGAAACAGCAGGCAGGCCTTCATAATCCCCTGTATGAAAAAGAGATGACGGATAAAGTGGCTGTTTTTAAGGTGATTATAGGCGAAATGACGGGGAAAAAGTCGGGTTTTTAACCGTTTAAATCTGAAAAATAACTCTGAAATTAAATCAAATTCAATTTGATTTTTTTTTAAAAACGCCGTATAATCAAAACATAATTCATTAATCAGGAGATAAAAAATCATGATGAAAAAAGCTTACGGTATTTGTCTTGGCGCTTCAACAATAAGCGCTGTTGAACTTGGACGTAATAATGACAAGACAGAAGTTTTAAAAGTAATAAGAAAAGAGCACGACGGCAACCCCAAAGAGGTTTTTGTTGAAGTGGTAAAAGAACTTAACACCGGGGATGCTCCTGTGCTGGTAACGGGCAGAAGGTTCCGTACATATGTTAATTTACCGTCAATTACCGAACCCGAAGCGGTTGAAGAAGCGCTGCAGTTTATTAATCCAACAGGCGAAAAATTTGATGCTGTGGTATCTGCCGGCGGGGAAACGTTTATGGTTTACCGTCTTGATTCCAATTCAAGAATAACAGGT
Proteins encoded:
- a CDS encoding pyridoxamine 5'-phosphate oxidase family protein; the protein is MRRNDKQIQDKQEIEEILALGKVVRIAFSGPEPYLLPMNYGYNKGAIYIHCAPVGKKLDLIRNNPKVAFEVTIDDSLKSGETACAFGYKYRCVIGSGTALIVEDEWEKISGLNILMKQQAGLHNPLYEKEMTDKVAVFKVIIGEMTGKKSGF